The genomic interval TTGCCAGGGATTACAGGAATAGGAAGAGGTAAACAGAATATTGATTTTTCAAGCGGAGTTTTATACTGCGTAACCTATCTGATCCTGCTCATTATGATCTCTTATATTACTTATCAATGGGTGGAACGTCCCAGCCGGAGATTTATAAACCGTATTTGGGGGAAATAAATATAACGTGCCTGATCAGGTCATTATCTCTGATCAGGCACTATTCTTTTATAGAATAAATTTTATTCCCCCATTAATGACTAATCCGTCAACAGGAGCATAAATATCTTTAAAAACCGGATCAGTTACAGAACCTGTATAAATCGTATCAAACTTAGTCTGACGTGTATCTGTCAGGTTTTCAAAATTAATGAAGATGGAAAATCTTTCCCAGAGTTTTTCAGCCATCAATCCGGCTGTCCAGTAGCTTTTACCTGTTGTCCCATCATTTAGCCTTTGTTTACTAAAATAATAAGCTTCTGCTCCAATTTTCCACTTTTCTTCCACCTCGTACATCAGGACATGGTTTAAACGATGTTTGGAAACCAGCGGATAGACTGTTGCATGATCACCAGTTTGCTGGTTAACATCAGCCAGTGTGTACCCTACAAATAGTTTAAAGTCACTATAAGAAATTTTCACATTGGTTTCCATCCCTTTTGTATCCAGATTTCCGCTTGGCTGTATATAAGTTAAATCACCACCTGCAGTAGGCGTAAGCAAAATAGGGTTATTAATCTTCGTATAAAAAAATAGCTGATTGATACTGAACCCTATCTGGTCATCAAATAATATTGTCCGGTAATTGATATCATAATTGGCCCCGTAAGAACGTTCGGCTTTCGTATGATTTACATCAATTGGCAATACATTTCTAAATTGAATACGTTCAGCATCTTCTGTGAATACAGTAGGAGCTTTATAACCTAATCCACCACCTAAACGGGTTGATATGTGTTCATTGATCTTCCATAAACCAGAGATCCTTGGTAAAAAGAAGAAACCATATTCATTGTGGTAATCACTCCGGATACCAGATTCCACTATAAATTTATCTGTCAGATTCCAGGTATTCTGAACAAAGCCTCCGATGGTAGTATACTGGTAACTTCTCAGTGCAGCACTGGTGTTTTTATCCTCTTTAAAGTGATCTGAGAGGAAATTAATCCCCCCTACCCAATCTGCTTTTTTTCCTTTACGGGAATAATTCACTTCACTATAAGTAGAAAGCTGTACACCGGAAAAAAGATAATCCGGTAAACCAATACTCCTGTTATAATAACCCACAGAATTACGGAATACCAATTTTTCACGATCATTTAATTGATGATCCAATTCAAGCTGAGTGCTGTAACGCTGTGTCTTATTTTCTTCAAAATAGCTGTGCTGAGCATTACCATTGCCTTTGATATATTCGAGGTCACCACCAATACGTTTTTCGACAGTAGTATTCAG from Pedobacter sp. WC2423 carries:
- a CDS encoding TonB-dependent receptor, producing MMKKLTVLIAVLFFTGAAYGQSIFKAIIKDAKTNQVIPGVTVKIVGTGIRLLSGNDGFIFLTPIPPGKQLVQFSSVGFKTRTDTLSFPLAQIAPMQIALESAEKDEELDEVVVSATRSGRTIENIPTRIEVIAGEELDEKGNMKPGDIRMLLAESTGIQAQQTSATSGNASIRIQGLDGKYTQIIRDGFPLYAGFSGGLGLLQIAPLDLQRVEVIKGSSSTLYGGGAIAGLVNLVSKKPADERQLNFLLNGTSALGLDASGFYAQKFKKAGATIYAAYNHGSAYDPANTGLTAIPEFNRFTLNPKLFVYLNPGTTITAGLNTTVEKRIGGDLEYIKGNGNAQHSYFEENKTQRYSTQLELDHQLNDREKLVFRNSVGYYNRSIGLPDYLFSGVQLSTYSEVNYSRKGKKADWVGGINFLSDHFKEDKNTSAALRSYQYTTIGGFVQNTWNLTDKFIVESGIRSDYHNEYGFFFLPRISGLWKINEHISTRLGGGLGYKAPTVFTEDAERIQFRNVLPIDVNHTKAERSYGANYDINYRTILFDDQIGFSINQLFFYTKINNPILLTPTAGGDLTYIQPSGNLDTKGMETNVKISYSDFKLFVGYTLADVNQQTGDHATVYPLVSKHRLNHVLMYEVEEKWKIGAEAYYFSKQRLNDGTTGKSYWTAGLMAEKLWERFSIFINFENLTDTRQTKFDTIYTGSVTDPVFKDIYAPVDGLVINGGIKFIL